The genomic interval GATTTAGGGACATCAAATACTTTAATCTGTGTTAAGGACAAGGGAATAATTTTAAATGAACCTTCTGTTGTTGCTATTAACACTAAAACAAAAGATATTTTTGAAGTTGGAGAAAGAGCTAAACTGATGATAGGGAGAACTCCTAACAACCTAGATACTATCAGACCATTAAAAAATGGGGTAATTGCTGATTATGAGATAACAGAAAAAATGTTGGGTTCTTTCTATAAAAGAGTAAACCATAGCAAGTTTTTATCTAGTCCTAGAGTTATTATCTGTGTTCCTGCTGGAGTTACTCAAGTTGAAAAGAGAGCTGTTATAGAGGTTACAAGAGAGGCTGGAGCAAGAGAAGCATATTTAGTTGAAGAGCCTATGGCTGCTGCTATTGGAATAGGATTAAATATATTTGAACCTGAAGGAAATATGATTGTTGATATTGGTGGAGGAACTGCTGAACTTGCTGTTATATCTCTAGGAGGTATAGTTAAAACTTCCTCTTTTAGAGTAGCTGGAGATAGATTTGATGCTACAATTATCGACTATATTAGACAAAAACATAACCTTTTAATAGGAGAAAAAACTGCTGAAGATATTAAAAAACATATTGGAGCAGTTATGGAGTTAGAGGAAGATTTATCTATTGATATCAGTGGTAGAAATGCTTTAAATGGACTGCCTAAAGATGTAAAAATTTACTCTTCTGAAATTGTTGAAGCTCTTGGAGAACTATTACAACAAATTATTGAAGAGATCAAAGTTATTCTTGAAAAAACACCACCTGAATTATCATCAGATATTAAGAGAAGAGGAATCTATGTAACTGGTGGAGGTGCTCTTCTAAGAGGAATAGATAAAAAGATATCAGAAAGTTTAAATCTAAATGTTACAATTGCTGAAGATCCTTTAAACTCTGTTATCAACGGTATTCAAACTTTACTACAAAACTTTGATACTTACAGTAAAGTTTTAATCTCTCCTGAAATAGATTATTAATTTTTAAAAGAAAGAAGGCTTTATATGAAAAGATTGTTTTTG from Fusobacterium varium carries:
- a CDS encoding rod shape-determining protein encodes the protein MKKYFNKFLGFFSEDLGIDLGTSNTLICVKDKGIILNEPSVVAINTKTKDIFEVGERAKLMIGRTPNNLDTIRPLKNGVIADYEITEKMLGSFYKRVNHSKFLSSPRVIICVPAGVTQVEKRAVIEVTREAGAREAYLVEEPMAAAIGIGLNIFEPEGNMIVDIGGGTAELAVISLGGIVKTSSFRVAGDRFDATIIDYIRQKHNLLIGEKTAEDIKKHIGAVMELEEDLSIDISGRNALNGLPKDVKIYSSEIVEALGELLQQIIEEIKVILEKTPPELSSDIKRRGIYVTGGGALLRGIDKKISESLNLNVTIAEDPLNSVINGIQTLLQNFDTYSKVLISPEIDY